The Jiangella sp. DSM 45060 genome contains the following window.
CGGACTCGGGAAGTGGAGCCTCGGTATCGGTACGGGGCTCCTGGCGGTAGCCGTGCTGTTCCGGGCCATGGACATGATCTCTACTCTCTACTTCTCGAACAGCCGGGCGCCGAACCAGTCGCGACGCGGGCGCCAGCCGTTGTTCCGCAGGACCGTGAACACCGGCACCTTCGCGTCGGCCGGCTTGATCACGACGGCCCCCTCCCACGAGGTGCGGGGCCCGCCCGGACCGGTCACACTGACCTGGCCATCGGCGCCCTCGACGAACGTCGCCGACATGCCGCCGGCGGACCTGCCCTTCTTCCACGTCCAGGTGCCGTAGGCCACCGCGCCCGAAGGGCCGGCCGCGGCTCGGACCGCCGCCGTCCCGGAATGCTCGACGAACTCGTAGGTCGCCTTGGACGGGTCGAGATCGACCTCCATGCGCCACGCGTAGGCCTGCGACCCACGCACGAAGAGGGTCTGCCAGCGCATCTCCTCGTGCTTCCACTTCACCTCGACGCGCACGCCGTCGGCGCTCGGCGAGGCATCGATCGTGTAGGGCAGCTCGTCGCTGTTCATCCCCACCAGTGCGACGACCACGTCGTCCACCGGCGCCGGCGCGTCGGCACCGCGGACCGGTCCGTCGGGCACCTGGGCGCGATCGCGGCCGGCCGGCGCACGACGTCCGCGCCGCACCGTCCAGAGGCCACGCCCCAGCACGGCGAGTGCCGCCGCGACGACGAGTGCGACTCCGAGCAGCACCTGGTCGACGAGGATCGCGAAGACGCCGGCGAGGAACAGGACGGATCCCACGACGAAGACGACGCGACGACTGACCACTGCGAACCGCTGGTCCCTCGAGGGGTCCGGCCCTCCGCTCACTGGCTCGCCACCTCGAGAGAGGTCGTGCGCGGGCAGCTGATGGTGTTCATGGTCAGATCCAGTCAGTCGTCGTCATCAGTCCGGTCGGCGGCGCCCATGTAAGGAGCTCTCCGGAGTCCTGTCCACACCGAAAACAGTATCCAGGACGTCGCCTCATCGCGGCGCGCCTCCGGTGGCTCGGCCGGCCGCGCGGGCTTCGGCGGCCTCGCGCTGGCCGTCGATCTCGGCCTCGAAGGTCGTCGCCAGCTCGGTGAGGTGCTCGACGACGCCTGGGTTCCCGTGGCGCAGGTCGTAGGTCTCCGCCGGGTCGAGCTCGAGGTCGAACAGCTGGGGCAGTTCCCGGCCCTGGGCCCGGTTCGGGTCACGCGGAAAGCGGTCCAGGTGCAGCTTCCACCGGCCCCACCGCACGGCGTTGAGCGTCCACCAGTGGAAGAAGAACAACGGGCGCGGCTCGGGCTGCGATCCGCCCGTCAGCACGTCGGTGATGTCGGCCCCGTCGATCGGCCGGTCCCCCGGCACCGCTCCCCCGGCCAGCCCGGCCAGCGTCGGCACCAGGTCGAACAGGCACACCACCTCGTCGGACTCCGCACCCGCCGGGATCCGTCCCGGCCAGCGGGCGACGAACGGGACCCGGATGCCACCCTCGTAGGTGTGCAGCTTGGTGCCGCGCAATCCCCCGGTGCTGCCCTCGAACCACGGCCCGTTGTCACTGGTCACCATCACCAGCGTGTCGTCGGCCAGGCCGAGGTCGTCGAGCCGGTCGAGCAGGCGGCCGATGTGGTGGTCCAGGCTCTCGACGACGTCGCCGTACCTCCCCCCAGCCGACCGCCCACTGAACTCGTCCTCCACATGCAGCGGGATGTGCGGCATGGTGTGCGCGAGGTACACGAAGAACGGCTCCTCGGCGTGCCGTTCGATGAAGGCGATCGCCTGGTCGGTGTAGGCACGGGTGAGCGCCGCCTGGTCGACGTCGGCGGTGGTGATCTCGTCCCCCTCGAACAACTCGACCGGGTGCATGTCGTTGCTGTAGAGCAGCCCGGCGTACTCGTCGAAGCCGTGCCGGGTCGGGTAGTGCTCCGGCCGGCAACCCAGATGCCACTTGCCGAACATCGCCGTCCGGTAGCCGGCGTCGCGCAGCAGCTCCGGCATCGTGCGCTCCCATGACGACAGGCCGGTGCCGTCGCGCGGGTTCAGCACCTTCGGCAGACCGACCCGCTGCGGATACCGGCCGGTCAGCAACGCCGCCCGCGACGGCGTGCACACCGCCGAGGCCGCGTACATGTGGCGCAGCGTGATCCCCTCCGCGGCGACCGAGTCGATCCGCGGCGTGCGCAGGATCGTGTTCCCCATGCAGCTCAGGTCGCCGTAGCCGAGGTCGTCCATCACGATCAGGACGATGTTGGGCCGGCCGCTCATCGGGTCGCCGGGATGCTCGGCGCGATCTCGGCGTACACCTCGCCGAGGCCCTCGATGCCGCCGCGGACGACGACGCCGGCCTCGTACTCGTCCCGGGTGAGCACGAGCCGTGCCGCCGTCGACCCGAGCGTGATGACGTCGCCGGGGAACAGCGTGATCATCGCGGAGATGGTCCTGATCAGCTCGTCGGGGCCGGCGAGGTACTCCGACGTCGGGCCGGCCGCGGCCCGCGAACCGGCCGTCAGCGACATGGCCCGGCCGCGCCAGTCGTGGTCGGGCAGCGGCGCCAACGACCCCACCACGTTGAATCCGTCCGCCCACCGGCCGTACATCGCGGGGATACCGCGTTCACCGGTCCGCGCCGGCTCCACGACCGCGTCGGCGAACGAGCGGTCGCACACCGAGATCAGTGGCGCGTACCCGAGCACGAACTCCCGCCCGTCCTGCGCCTCGGCCGCGAGAGCACGGATGACGACGGCGAGCTCGATGCCCACGACGAGGTGCGTGGCGCGCGGCGGGATCTCGACCGGCCCGCTGATGCCCAGGGAGCTCGCGGGACCGTTGAGGAACCGCGGCACCTCGAGCCGGGCGAGCCCTTCGACCTCGGCCGCGGTCTCGTGGTTGCCGAACGACGTGTAGAAGTGCCGGGCCGACCCGGGCGTCCATGCCTGCGGCGACTCGAGTGACGAGGCGCCGGAGGCCGCGACCTGCCGCACCGCATAGGACGGGTGCGACTCCAGCGGCACCGGGCCTTCCGCGACCGCCACCGGGTTCACCAGCGTGCCGACGTCCTCGATCTCGACCTCCAGCAGTGTCCGCGGGTCGGCGACGTCGCCCGGCGACACCGGCAGGCCGTCGACCCCCATGGTCGCGAAGTGGAGGACGTCGCCCGGGTACAACGAGGCGAACGACGAGTACCAGGAGATGACCCGCTCGATCCCCAGCAGGGTCGCCCCGCTGTGCGCCCGGTCCCGCGTCCGCCCCGTCTGCCGGGTGTACATCAGCAGGTCGTAGGGATCGCCGACCTCGTCCTTCGTCACGAGGAACGGGCCCATGGGGGCCAGCGTGTCGGCCTTCTTCCCGCCCCACGACGCGGTCACCTGGTAGAGCCAGTCGCTGTAGCCCTCCGGCAGCGAATAGCCGCGGCCGGCGTTGCCCGGGACGATGTCGTAGTAGTAGGTGCCCGACACGTCGTTCACCACGGTGTAGCCGGCGACGTGCTCCATGGCCCGCTCCAGCGGGATGTACCGGCCGGCCCGGCCGATCACCACGGCCAGCTCGACGTTGTAGGCCATGAGGGGCAGGTGGTGACCGTTCCGGAACGTGACCGGCGCGCCCGGGCCGATCGCCGCCCCCTGCGGGCGTTGGTGCCCGAGCGGGAAGAGGTTGACGATGGGGATGCCCGGCTTGTTCCGCACGAACGACGGAGCGTTCGCGACCAGCCCCCAGTAGAGCCGCGGCCGGGGAACGGGCGCCAGCAGCTCGACGTCGTCGACCGGGGAACCGGCGCGCGGCAGGAGCGTCGCGTCCGACTGCCCCACGAACCGCTCGACGTACGTGACCAGCCGCGACAGCGCCGCCATGCCCTCGTCCTCGAGGGCGAGGAACTCCACGAGCGTGGCCGGCCAGTCGTCCCCGCGGAACCGGGGACGACTGGCGACCAGGCCGGACGACGGGATCGACGCGTACCGGGCGAGGAAGGCCTCGGCCCGCGCGGGTTCGACCACCCACGCCTGACCCGTTGTCGGCTCGTCGACGACGAATCCCCACCGTTCGACGCCGTCGGCGAGATAGCTGGCGAGCCTCACGTGTCGATCCCTTCGGGCTCAGGAGTTCCGGACCGGTCCGCCCAGCGGCAGGCGCCGCCAGGTCGTGCCGTCGCCGACGGCGAGCACACCCGCGCCGGTCGACGCGTCCTGTACCAGCGCCACCGCTCCCGCGGCCGGTTCCGGCAGATCCGCGGAAGAGACGACCGTGAGCCGCAGGTTGTGCGCGAAGACGGTCCGGATCTTCCGGTCCGCCGAGCCGATGTCGCGGGCGTTGTCGACGGTGGGAACCAGCCCGTTGATGTCCACGCGCATGGCCGCGACGCCGTTGGTGTCGTTCGTCGAGCAGAGCAGTTCGACGGCGGCCGCGCCGGACGCGTTGGCCGGCACGACCCGCACGCCGCCCTTCACACCGGGTCCCGCGCCGGTCGCCTGCTCCGACGCGGCGACGAAGCTGCCGTACGCATCGGTACCGGGAACGGGCGCGGTGGTCGACCGGACCACCAGCGCACCGTTCTTCGCCGCGCTGAGCTCGTGCTGGTGGGGGCCGGCGCTGCGGCGCTCGATGTAGTTGTCCGGCCCGAACGCGTCGGCGTACACGGCACCGCCGGCGCCGTCGACGATGTTGCCCACGATCGTCGAGCCGGCCAGGGTCCCGATCACCCGCACCGGAGGCGCCCCGGCGACGGTGTTCGCCCCGAACGCGTTGCCCATGACCGACAGTCCGGTGGCGGCACCATTGACGCGGACCGCGCTCCAGCGCTCCTCCGCGAGGAGGTTCCAGTTGTCGAACGAGTTCGCCGAGATCGTGATCTCCGCTGCCGCCGCGGCGAAGTAGACCGGCGACCCCTCGACCCAGTTGAAGCTGTTCCCCGTGATCGTCACGTTGCGAGCCGTCGCCTCGGGACGGAACTCGATCGAATGCCGGGGCCGCCCGCCGCCACCGGGCTCCCCGCCGCCGAAGACGTTCCCGGTGAAGGTCAGGTTGGTCCCGCCGGACGTGATCGCGACGATCGAGCCGTTCGACCCGTTCTCCACCACGTTGCCGGAGAACGTCGAGTTGACGATCCCGCCCGCGAACAGGCGCCGGCCGATGTCGAGCAGGTTGTTCGCGATGATCGCGCCGCGGAAGTTGTGCGCGTCGGCGCCGGTGGTCAGGATCGCCGTGCCCATGCTGTGGAAGTGATTGCCCTCGATCAGCCACTTGCGCATGCCGTACGGCAGCAGGTGCACGCCGCTGCCCGAGACGCCCGCCGTCGGCCAGGAGATGTCCAGACCGTAGTCGCCGACCGCGACGAGGTTGTTGGTGAACACCAGGCCACGGCCGACGTGCTTCACCGCCGTGTAGAACTCGACGAACGTGCACTCCGTGATCGTGGGGTCCATGTCGTCGGTGTTCGCCTTCACGGCGCCCGGATCACGGGCGATGTGGATGGCGACGCTGTTCGCCAGGCTCGCCTGCACGACGAAGCAGAGGCCCTTGACCGCCGCCAGCGGCGCACGCAGCATCAGGGCCGTCCCGTCGAAGTCCGGGCGGATGATCGACGTGCGGACACCCATCGTCCCGGCGCCGGCCAGCACGATCCGGTTGAAGTTCCCCCCGCCCTCGCCTTCGATGTCGGGAACGACCAGGGTCCGGGTGGTGCGGTAGGTGCCGGGCGGGAAGTAGACGATCTTGTTGGCGTGCTGGAGCTGCGCGTCGATGGCCTGCTGGATGGCGTCGGTGTCGTCGGCCACGCCGTCGCCGACGGCGCCGAAGTCCTGCGGGGTCGTGGCGCCGGACACGTCGACGGCGGGTGCTGCCTGCGCTGACGCGCCGGCCGCGCCGAGCGTCGCGGTGGCGACCCCCGCGATGCCCGCGGTGCGGAGGAGCTGACGCCTGTTCACGGGTGTGACCATGCTGCTTGTCCCTTCGTCGGGTGGAGTAGCTGGTTCTCGTGCAGTGGTCTGGATCGCGCCGGCCGTCAGTAGCCCTTGACCTCGGGCCAGGCGAGCTCGAACCCGTCGGCGACGAGCTCGCGCCGGAAGTCCTCGAGCCGGCCGGAGTCGCCGCGCACCTGCTCGGGGGTGAGGGAGTTGACCATGCAGTGCGCGGCCAGGGCGCCCGCGGCCTCGCCGATGTTCCACTCGACGGGGTGAAGGCGATAGCAGCCGTTGGTGATGTGCGTCGTGCCGAGGTTCTTCCCGGCGGCCAGCAGGTTGCGCAGGCGGATCGGCAGCAACGCGCCGAGCGGGATCTGGAAGGGGCTGCTGGGGACGTCGATGTAGTTGTCGCCGCCGGTGGACGGGTGCAGGTCGATGCGGTACATCCCGATGCCGACGGAGTCCGGGTACCGCACGGCGCCGGCGTCACCGCGGACGGTCATCGACAGGTCCTGTTCGACGACGGTCGTGTGTGCCTTGATGCGGCGGGATTCGCGGATGTACGGCGCCATGGCGAGTCCGTCGTCGGTGCCCATGAGGTCGGGGCGCAGCCGCAGGCCCGGCCAGCCGGTGCCGCCGTCGGGCCGCGGCGCCTCGGTCTGCAGCCAGAAGAGCATGCTCAGCGACAGCTGCCGCGAACCCTCGAGGTGCTTGACGCGCTCGTCGTCGGAGACGCCGACCAGCGGGCCGGGCAGGTAGTCGATCATCGGCCAGTTGACGACGGTGACGTCGCTCGCCGCGAAGCCCGGCTCGTACTGCTCCCGGGCGAGGATCCGGCGGAACAGCCACAGGTCGCGGTCCCCGGGGTCCTTGCTCTGGTCGGCCACCACCGGGCCGGCAGGAGCGTGCGGCAGGAACGTCCGGGTGAGTGGCTCCAGCGTCCGCGGGTCGGGCGCGGTGAGGCTGAGCAGCCGATCCGGCCAGACGTCCGGCTGGTAGTCGCGCCAGAAGCCGTACTGGTCGGGTCGGTCGATCGTGTGGTCCTCGCCCTCGAGGTGCTCGACCGCGAACACCCACGAGAACGCCTGCTGGTTGAGCGGCTGCGCCTCACTCGGCGCGCTCGGCTCGCCGGTCTCGGACCGCGCCTCGAAGCCGATGCCGTGCTCGACCCCCGCCAGCGGCAGCAGGTCGCCGAGCTCGGTGGCGTCGAGCACGTACGACGCCTCGATGGTCAGCTCCACGCCGTCGCGGCCGGCGACGGTGACGGCGGTGACGCGGTCGCCGTCGGTCTGGGCTGCGACGGGGCGCCGGCCGGTCAGGACCCGCAGCGTGCCGGCCGAGCGGTACGGGGCGAGCATGCCCTCGATCACGGCCAGGGCGGCTCGCGGCTCGTGGCACAGCCGGCTCACCCGGCCCAGGCCCGGGTTCAGGTCGGGCTGGCGGCGCGCGGCCGCCGTCAGCGGGTACCAGGTCCGGTAGTGGTCGCGCACGCCCTCACGGAACGCGCGGTACGAGCGGGTGCAGCCGAACTGCTCGATCCACGGGTGCTCGTCCGGCGGGACGGCCTGGCTGGTGAGCTGACCGCCGAGCCACTCGTACTCCTCGGTCACCATCACCGACCGGCCGCGTCGCAGCGCCGCCAGGGCGGCCGCCACCCCACCCACGCCTCCGCCGA
Protein-coding sequences here:
- a CDS encoding fumarylacetoacetate hydrolase family protein translates to MRLASYLADGVERWGFVVDEPTTGQAWVVEPARAEAFLARYASIPSSGLVASRPRFRGDDWPATLVEFLALEDEGMAALSRLVTYVERFVGQSDATLLPRAGSPVDDVELLAPVPRPRLYWGLVANAPSFVRNKPGIPIVNLFPLGHQRPQGAAIGPGAPVTFRNGHHLPLMAYNVELAVVIGRAGRYIPLERAMEHVAGYTVVNDVSGTYYYDIVPGNAGRGYSLPEGYSDWLYQVTASWGGKKADTLAPMGPFLVTKDEVGDPYDLLMYTRQTGRTRDRAHSGATLLGIERVISWYSSFASLYPGDVLHFATMGVDGLPVSPGDVADPRTLLEVEIEDVGTLVNPVAVAEGPVPLESHPSYAVRQVAASGASSLESPQAWTPGSARHFYTSFGNHETAAEVEGLARLEVPRFLNGPASSLGISGPVEIPPRATHLVVGIELAVVIRALAAEAQDGREFVLGYAPLISVCDRSFADAVVEPARTGERGIPAMYGRWADGFNVVGSLAPLPDHDWRGRAMSLTAGSRAAAGPTSEYLAGPDELIRTISAMITLFPGDVITLGSTAARLVLTRDEYEAGVVVRGGIEGLGEVYAEIAPSIPATR
- a CDS encoding FAD-dependent oxidoreductase, with protein sequence MRTDILVVGGGVGGVAAALAALRRGRSVMVTEEYEWLGGQLTSQAVPPDEHPWIEQFGCTRSYRAFREGVRDHYRTWYPLTAAARRQPDLNPGLGRVSRLCHEPRAALAVIEGMLAPYRSAGTLRVLTGRRPVAAQTDGDRVTAVTVAGRDGVELTIEASYVLDATELGDLLPLAGVEHGIGFEARSETGEPSAPSEAQPLNQQAFSWVFAVEHLEGEDHTIDRPDQYGFWRDYQPDVWPDRLLSLTAPDPRTLEPLTRTFLPHAPAGPVVADQSKDPGDRDLWLFRRILAREQYEPGFAASDVTVVNWPMIDYLPGPLVGVSDDERVKHLEGSRQLSLSMLFWLQTEAPRPDGGTGWPGLRLRPDLMGTDDGLAMAPYIRESRRIKAHTTVVEQDLSMTVRGDAGAVRYPDSVGIGMYRIDLHPSTGGDNYIDVPSSPFQIPLGALLPIRLRNLLAAGKNLGTTHITNGCYRLHPVEWNIGEAAGALAAHCMVNSLTPEQVRGDSGRLEDFRRELVADGFELAWPEVKGY
- a CDS encoding right-handed parallel beta-helix repeat-containing protein; its protein translation is MNRRQLLRTAGIAGVATATLGAAGASAQAAPAVDVSGATTPQDFGAVGDGVADDTDAIQQAIDAQLQHANKIVYFPPGTYRTTRTLVVPDIEGEGGGNFNRIVLAGAGTMGVRTSIIRPDFDGTALMLRAPLAAVKGLCFVVQASLANSVAIHIARDPGAVKANTDDMDPTITECTFVEFYTAVKHVGRGLVFTNNLVAVGDYGLDISWPTAGVSGSGVHLLPYGMRKWLIEGNHFHSMGTAILTTGADAHNFRGAIIANNLLDIGRRLFAGGIVNSTFSGNVVENGSNGSIVAITSGGTNLTFTGNVFGGGEPGGGGRPRHSIEFRPEATARNVTITGNSFNWVEGSPVYFAAAAAEITISANSFDNWNLLAEERWSAVRVNGAATGLSVMGNAFGANTVAGAPPVRVIGTLAGSTIVGNIVDGAGGAVYADAFGPDNYIERRSAGPHQHELSAAKNGALVVRSTTAPVPGTDAYGSFVAASEQATGAGPGVKGGVRVVPANASGAAAVELLCSTNDTNGVAAMRVDINGLVPTVDNARDIGSADRKIRTVFAHNLRLTVVSSADLPEPAAGAVALVQDASTGAGVLAVGDGTTWRRLPLGGPVRNS
- a CDS encoding sulfatase, which gives rise to MSGRPNIVLIVMDDLGYGDLSCMGNTILRTPRIDSVAAEGITLRHMYAASAVCTPSRAALLTGRYPQRVGLPKVLNPRDGTGLSSWERTMPELLRDAGYRTAMFGKWHLGCRPEHYPTRHGFDEYAGLLYSNDMHPVELFEGDEITTADVDQAALTRAYTDQAIAFIERHAEEPFFVYLAHTMPHIPLHVEDEFSGRSAGGRYGDVVESLDHHIGRLLDRLDDLGLADDTLVMVTSDNGPWFEGSTGGLRGTKLHTYEGGIRVPFVARWPGRIPAGAESDEVVCLFDLVPTLAGLAGGAVPGDRPIDGADITDVLTGGSQPEPRPLFFFHWWTLNAVRWGRWKLHLDRFPRDPNRAQGRELPQLFDLELDPAETYDLRHGNPGVVEHLTELATTFEAEIDGQREAAEARAAGRATGGAPR